One Mycolicibacterium goodii genomic region harbors:
- a CDS encoding nuclear transport factor 2 family protein has protein sequence MSDEARTRAHRTIDRLQQALLAGDMNAFADEWAPHGTATFPFAPPGWPSPKGREEVRAYLTGMSDSVEIRGIRHETRHDTADPGTVILEWGVTGTVRATGRPYDIDYIVVITVGDEGIESFRDYWNPLAIAEAMGGVDSLTAAFSAGTDR, from the coding sequence ATGTCCGACGAAGCCCGAACCCGAGCGCACCGCACCATCGACCGCCTGCAACAGGCCCTGCTCGCCGGGGACATGAATGCCTTCGCCGACGAATGGGCGCCGCACGGCACCGCGACGTTTCCGTTCGCGCCGCCCGGGTGGCCCTCGCCGAAAGGCCGCGAGGAGGTGCGTGCGTACCTCACCGGGATGTCCGACAGCGTCGAGATCCGCGGCATCCGGCACGAAACCCGCCACGACACCGCCGATCCCGGCACGGTCATCCTGGAATGGGGCGTCACGGGTACGGTGCGTGCCACCGGCAGGCCGTACGACATCGATTACATCGTCGTCATCACAGTCGGTGACGAGGGCATCGAGTCGTTCCGTGACTACTGGAATCCCCTGGCGATCGCCGAGGCGATGGGCGGCGTCGATTCCCTGACTGCGGCCTTTTCGGCCGGGACCGACCGATGA
- a CDS encoding NAD(P)H-binding protein, whose amino-acid sequence MTAAAGTPVLVLGATGNTGSAVVEELRSRPGVAVRTASRKPKDDGTDHVRFDWSDPVTHADALRDVQRMYLVAPVGDPHPIRLAAPFLERAATAGVERVVMLSSSAVTFGGPILGEVAAAVRDLFAQWEILRPSWFMQNFVGAHPLADQIRATGEFITSTGDGKVAFIDAHDIARSAARLLVRDDSAQAEHRLTGPEALSYDDAAAIVASVTGRALRHRAVTRDEYVAALIAGGYDAAFADVLAALDDRIRAGLESTVTDTVERLTGVPPRSFADFMRRHTGGRP is encoded by the coding sequence ATGACCGCCGCTGCCGGCACCCCGGTCCTGGTCCTCGGCGCCACCGGCAACACCGGGAGCGCCGTCGTCGAGGAGCTGCGGTCACGGCCCGGCGTCGCCGTGCGGACCGCATCCCGTAAACCCAAAGACGACGGAACCGACCACGTCAGGTTCGACTGGTCCGATCCGGTCACCCACGCGGACGCGCTCAGAGACGTACAACGCATGTATCTGGTGGCACCGGTGGGCGATCCGCATCCGATCCGGCTGGCCGCACCGTTTCTCGAGAGGGCGGCGACCGCGGGCGTCGAACGGGTCGTGATGCTGAGTTCGTCGGCCGTCACCTTCGGAGGCCCCATCCTCGGCGAGGTCGCCGCAGCGGTGCGGGACCTGTTCGCGCAGTGGGAGATCCTGCGCCCGTCCTGGTTCATGCAGAACTTCGTCGGGGCGCACCCGCTGGCCGACCAGATCCGCGCGACAGGCGAGTTCATCACCTCCACGGGTGACGGCAAGGTGGCGTTCATCGACGCTCACGACATCGCGCGCTCGGCGGCGCGACTGCTCGTGCGCGACGACTCCGCCCAGGCCGAACACCGGTTGACCGGCCCCGAAGCGCTCAGTTACGACGACGCGGCCGCGATCGTCGCCTCGGTCACCGGCCGCGCGCTCCGGCACCGCGCGGTCACCCGCGACGAATACGTGGCGGCGCTGATTGCGGGCGGCTACGACGCCGCGTTCGCCGATGTGCTCGCCGCACTCGACGACCGGATCCGCGCCGGCCTGGAGTCGACGGTGACCGACACCGTCGAACGTCTCACGGGTGTGCCGCCCCGGTCCTTCGCCGACTTCATGCGACGGCACACAGGTGGGCGGCCATGA
- a CDS encoding TetR/AcrR family transcriptional regulator, producing MTAGRPREAKVTAAILDATLSELAEHGFGAMTVDAVAKRAGVGKGAIYRRWPAKIEMTAAAMRTLALPAEPAPDTGSLHGDVLALLQDVNRWIGDSRMRRLYPDLLAEAQRNPVLAEALMDTVGRPRRERAHDILDRAATRGEIGADADSELLVDAMGALVFWRLIAVFRPVTSDYLERVARAICAFARTGRGCGQSGEPT from the coding sequence ATGACGGCCGGGCGACCCCGGGAGGCCAAGGTCACCGCGGCCATCCTCGATGCCACGCTGTCGGAACTGGCCGAGCACGGCTTCGGGGCCATGACCGTCGATGCGGTGGCCAAGCGGGCCGGTGTGGGCAAGGGGGCGATCTACCGTCGCTGGCCCGCCAAGATCGAGATGACTGCGGCCGCGATGCGTACCCTTGCACTGCCCGCCGAACCGGCGCCGGACACCGGATCGCTTCACGGCGACGTCCTGGCACTCCTCCAAGACGTCAACCGGTGGATCGGTGACTCGCGCATGCGCCGGCTGTACCCCGATCTGCTGGCCGAGGCGCAGCGTAACCCCGTGCTGGCAGAGGCGCTGATGGATACCGTCGGAAGGCCGCGCCGCGAGCGCGCGCACGATATTCTCGATCGCGCTGCCACTCGCGGGGAGATCGGTGCAGATGCCGACTCCGAACTGTTGGTCGACGCCATGGGCGCGCTGGTGTTCTGGCGTCTGATCGCGGTGTTTCGGCCTGTGACGTCGGATTATCTGGAGCGCGTCGCCCGTGCGATATGCGCGTTCGCACGCACCGGACGCGGCTGCGGGCAGAGTGGCGAGCCCACCTGA
- the rpsA gene encoding 30S ribosomal protein S1: protein MPSPSVTSPQVAVNDIGSAEDFLAAIDKTIKYFNDGDIVEGTIVKVDRDEVLLDIGYKTEGVIPSRELSIKHDVDPNEVVSVGDEVEALVLTKEDKEGRLILSKKRAQYERAWGTIEELKEKDEAVKGTVIEVVKGGLILDIGLRGFLPASLVEMRRVRDLQPYIGKEIEAKIIELDKNRNNVVLSRRAWLEQTQSEVRSEFLNQLQKGAIRKGVVSSIVNFGAFVDLGGVDGLVHVSELSWKHIDHPSEVVQVGDEVTVEVLDVDMDRERVSLSLKATQEDPWRHFARTHAIGQIVPGKVTKLVPFGAFVRVEEGIEGLVHISELSERHVEVPDQVVQVGDDAMVKVIDIDLERRRISLSLKQANEDYTDEFDPSKYGMADSYDEQGNYIFPEGFDPETNEWLEGFDKQREEWEARYAEAERRHKMHTAQMEKFAAAEAEAANAPVSNGSSRSEESSGGTLASDAQLAALREKLAGNA from the coding sequence ATGCCAAGTCCCTCCGTCACCTCGCCGCAAGTAGCCGTCAACGACATCGGCTCGGCTGAGGACTTTCTCGCCGCCATCGACAAGACCATCAAATACTTCAACGATGGCGACATCGTGGAAGGGACCATCGTCAAGGTCGACCGCGACGAGGTTCTGCTCGACATCGGTTACAAGACCGAAGGCGTCATTCCTTCCCGTGAGCTCTCCATCAAGCACGACGTCGACCCCAATGAGGTTGTGTCCGTCGGCGACGAGGTCGAAGCTCTGGTCCTCACCAAGGAGGACAAGGAAGGCCGACTGATCCTGTCCAAGAAGCGCGCTCAGTACGAGCGGGCCTGGGGCACCATCGAAGAGCTCAAGGAGAAGGACGAGGCCGTCAAGGGCACCGTCATCGAGGTCGTCAAGGGCGGCCTGATCCTCGACATCGGCCTGCGCGGCTTCCTGCCGGCATCGTTGGTGGAGATGCGTCGCGTCCGCGATCTGCAGCCGTACATCGGCAAGGAGATCGAGGCCAAGATCATCGAGCTCGACAAGAACCGCAACAACGTGGTGCTGTCGCGTCGCGCCTGGCTGGAGCAGACGCAATCGGAAGTTCGTTCCGAGTTCCTGAACCAGCTGCAGAAGGGCGCCATCCGCAAGGGTGTCGTGTCCTCGATCGTCAACTTCGGCGCGTTCGTCGATCTCGGCGGCGTCGACGGCCTGGTGCACGTCTCCGAGCTGTCCTGGAAGCACATCGACCACCCGTCCGAGGTTGTCCAGGTGGGCGACGAGGTCACCGTCGAGGTGCTCGACGTCGACATGGACCGCGAGCGCGTCTCGCTGTCGCTCAAGGCGACGCAGGAAGATCCGTGGCGTCACTTCGCCCGCACCCACGCGATCGGCCAGATCGTGCCGGGCAAGGTCACCAAGCTGGTGCCGTTCGGTGCGTTCGTCCGCGTCGAGGAGGGCATCGAGGGTCTGGTGCACATCTCGGAGCTGTCCGAACGCCACGTCGAGGTCCCGGACCAGGTGGTCCAGGTCGGCGACGACGCGATGGTCAAGGTCATCGACATCGACCTGGAGCGTCGCCGGATCTCGCTGAGCCTCAAGCAGGCCAACGAGGACTACACCGACGAGTTCGACCCGTCGAAGTACGGCATGGCCGACAGCTACGACGAGCAGGGCAACTACATCTTCCCCGAGGGCTTCGATCCCGAGACCAACGAATGGCTCGAGGGCTTCGACAAGCAGCGCGAGGAATGGGAGGCCCGTTACGCCGAGGCCGAGCGTCGCCACAAGATGCACACCGCGCAGATGGAGAAGTTCGCCGCCGCCGAGGCCGAGGCCGCCAACGCACCGGTGTCGAACGGTTCGTCGCGCTCGGAGGAGTCCTCCGGTGGCACCCTGGCCAGCGATGCGCAGCTCGCCGCGCTGCGGGAGAAGCTCGCCGGCAACGCCTAG
- the coaE gene encoding dephospho-CoA kinase: protein MLRIGLTGGIGAGKSTVSATFAECGGIVVDGDVIAREVVEPGTEGLARLVEAFGEEILLPDGALNRPALAAVAFTDDEKRATLNGIVHPLVGERRAELIASAPPDAVIVEDIPLLVESKMAPLFPLVVIVHADEEVRVARLTSYRGFSEEDARARIAAQATVEERQAVADVWLDNTGSQDDLVQRAKQLWFNRILPFARNLQAGEPVAAPLQPVPYDPTWADQAARIVARLQTACGHRVVRVDHVGLTAVPGTEAPDVIDVQVTVESLEIADELADALRSVGYLPLADGVDAVESDARSTVAEFDHTDDAALWRSRLHASADPARPTNVHLRVAGWPNQQYALLFTDWLRANPGTDTTDAYRRAWEWADATGWRP from the coding sequence ATGTTGCGTATCGGACTGACCGGCGGTATCGGCGCCGGTAAATCAACCGTGTCGGCGACCTTCGCCGAGTGCGGCGGCATCGTCGTCGACGGCGACGTCATCGCCCGCGAGGTCGTCGAACCGGGCACCGAAGGCCTGGCGCGCCTGGTCGAGGCGTTCGGCGAGGAGATCCTGCTGCCCGACGGCGCATTGAACCGGCCCGCGCTGGCGGCGGTGGCGTTCACCGATGACGAGAAGCGCGCGACACTCAACGGCATCGTGCACCCGCTGGTCGGCGAGCGCCGCGCCGAGCTGATCGCATCGGCCCCGCCGGACGCGGTGATCGTCGAGGACATCCCGCTGCTCGTCGAGTCCAAGATGGCGCCGCTGTTCCCGTTGGTGGTCATCGTGCACGCCGACGAGGAGGTGCGCGTGGCGCGCCTGACCTCCTACCGCGGGTTCAGTGAGGAGGACGCCAGGGCCCGGATCGCGGCACAGGCCACGGTCGAGGAGCGCCAGGCTGTCGCCGACGTGTGGCTGGACAACACCGGCAGCCAGGACGACCTGGTGCAACGCGCGAAGCAGTTGTGGTTCAACCGGATTCTGCCGTTCGCGCGCAATCTGCAGGCCGGCGAGCCCGTCGCCGCACCGCTGCAGCCCGTTCCCTACGACCCCACGTGGGCCGATCAGGCGGCCCGCATCGTGGCGCGGCTGCAGACCGCGTGCGGCCACCGTGTCGTGCGGGTCGACCACGTGGGGCTCACCGCGGTGCCGGGTACCGAGGCCCCGGATGTGATCGACGTCCAGGTGACGGTCGAATCGCTGGAGATCGCCGACGAACTCGCCGACGCCCTGCGTTCGGTCGGGTACCTGCCGCTCGCCGACGGCGTCGACGCGGTCGAGTCCGACGCACGCAGCACCGTCGCGGAGTTCGATCACACCGACGATGCGGCGCTGTGGCGCAGCAGGCTTCACGCCTCGGCCGATCCGGCTCGGCCCACGAATGTGCATCTGCGCGTGGCGGGTTGGCCCAATCAGCAGTATGCGCTGCTGTTCACGGACTGGTTGCGGGCCAACCCCGGTACCGACACCACCGACGCCTACCGTCGCGCGTGGGAATGGGCGGATGCGACGGGCTGGCGGCCCTAG
- a CDS encoding flavin-containing monooxygenase → MGGSPSPRVAIIGSGFSGIAAAIALRKRGVEDFVIFEQAPALGGTWWHNRYPGAEVDLESHIYSFSFERYDWTRTHAGWAELQGYLNHVADKWDLRRRMKFDEKVTDVRWSDTEHTYTVRTASGDDHGQFTAVISAVGFLNIPLIPPFAREQNDFEGAICHTSRWIDGLDMTGKKIGVVGTGSSAVQVVTEAERVGKEVKIFQIEPNWILPKDSRDFTPLERRLNRLAPVYAYRRLKLYLGYDLRQVRSSHARTDGRTNQRKHKAALAFLHRELGDRPDLLELATPSFPYEGRRTVVSDTYYRALRSPKVSLIPHAVKGLSRTGAIDANGDEHELDIIVLATGFDAANYLGNYDVHGQGGVELHDVWQGEPEAFLGMMVPKFPNFFIMYGPNTNSIPLVSFYEAQAAFTASLIARAAKTRASNIEVRRSAFVIYNDWVQAALAKTVWAQVQNYFQAGTGRIVSQWPFGATPYILATKLLRRIAVRLS, encoded by the coding sequence ATGGGCGGGTCACCGTCGCCACGGGTCGCAATCATCGGATCAGGGTTCAGCGGTATTGCCGCTGCAATCGCGTTGCGCAAGAGAGGCGTCGAAGATTTCGTGATCTTCGAGCAGGCTCCGGCGCTGGGTGGCACCTGGTGGCACAACCGCTACCCGGGCGCGGAAGTCGACCTGGAATCCCACATCTACTCGTTCTCGTTCGAGCGCTACGACTGGACCCGCACCCACGCCGGCTGGGCCGAGCTGCAGGGATACCTGAATCACGTTGCGGACAAGTGGGATCTTCGACGCCGCATGAAGTTCGACGAGAAGGTCACCGACGTCCGCTGGTCGGACACCGAGCACACCTACACCGTAAGGACAGCCTCCGGCGACGATCATGGCCAGTTCACCGCGGTCATCAGCGCGGTCGGCTTCCTCAACATCCCGCTGATCCCACCGTTCGCCCGCGAGCAGAACGACTTCGAGGGCGCGATCTGCCACACGTCGCGGTGGATCGACGGCCTGGACATGACCGGCAAGAAGATCGGCGTGGTGGGCACCGGATCGTCGGCGGTCCAGGTGGTGACCGAGGCCGAACGCGTCGGCAAGGAGGTCAAGATCTTCCAGATCGAGCCCAACTGGATCCTGCCGAAGGACAGCCGCGACTTCACCCCGCTGGAGCGGCGCCTCAACCGTCTGGCACCGGTCTACGCCTACCGCCGGCTCAAGCTGTACCTCGGCTACGACCTGCGTCAGGTCCGCTCCAGCCACGCCAGGACAGACGGCCGCACCAATCAGCGCAAGCACAAGGCCGCGCTCGCCTTCCTGCACCGTGAACTCGGCGACCGGCCGGATCTGCTCGAGCTGGCCACGCCGTCGTTCCCGTACGAGGGCAGGCGCACCGTCGTCAGTGACACCTACTACCGGGCGCTGCGCAGCCCCAAGGTGTCGCTGATCCCCCACGCGGTCAAAGGGTTGTCGCGCACCGGCGCCATCGATGCCAACGGTGACGAGCACGAGCTCGACATCATCGTGCTGGCAACGGGTTTCGACGCCGCGAACTACCTGGGCAACTACGATGTGCACGGCCAGGGCGGCGTGGAACTGCACGACGTGTGGCAGGGCGAACCCGAGGCGTTCCTGGGCATGATGGTGCCGAAGTTCCCGAACTTCTTCATCATGTACGGCCCCAACACCAACTCGATCCCGCTGGTGTCGTTCTACGAGGCGCAGGCCGCGTTCACCGCCAGTTTGATCGCGCGGGCCGCGAAGACCCGCGCGTCGAACATCGAGGTGCGCCGCTCGGCGTTCGTCATCTACAACGACTGGGTGCAGGCCGCGCTCGCGAAAACCGTGTGGGCACAGGTGCAGAACTACTTCCAGGCCGGCACCGGGCGAATCGTGTCGCAGTGGCCGTTCGGCGCGACGCCCTACATCCTGGCGACCAAGCTGCTGCGGCGCATAGCCGTGCGGCTGTCCTGA
- a CDS encoding SDR family NAD(P)-dependent oxidoreductase, which translates to MTRTALVTGAGGGIGAATVARLVKNGVDVIATDLGERSDALPAEADYVAFDLLDGDPAELFERLAGRGLDHLVNAAGVALFDRDGSMLDIGESIWDVTLGVNLHGLRKVTAAAVEHLRKGSGKSIVNVASTAGLRGMDSPLDAYQVSKAAVVSLTRALALQLAPEGIRVNTVCPGAILTPMIEHLYVENPARRVDMENRTPMRRLGMPDEIASAIAFLLSDEASFITATDLVVDGGWIAQIK; encoded by the coding sequence ATGACCCGCACCGCGCTGGTCACCGGGGCAGGTGGTGGCATCGGGGCGGCCACCGTGGCGCGGCTCGTGAAGAACGGCGTCGACGTGATCGCGACCGACCTCGGCGAGCGCTCTGATGCGCTGCCCGCCGAGGCCGACTACGTCGCGTTCGATCTGCTCGATGGTGATCCCGCCGAGTTGTTCGAACGGCTCGCCGGCCGTGGGCTCGACCATCTGGTCAACGCGGCCGGTGTGGCCCTGTTCGACCGCGACGGGTCGATGCTCGACATCGGCGAATCGATCTGGGACGTCACGCTCGGGGTCAACCTGCACGGCCTGCGGAAGGTCACCGCCGCGGCGGTGGAACACCTGCGCAAGGGCAGCGGTAAGAGCATCGTCAACGTCGCGAGCACGGCGGGCCTGCGGGGTATGGACTCCCCGCTGGACGCCTACCAGGTGAGCAAGGCCGCCGTGGTGTCGTTGACGCGCGCGCTGGCCCTGCAACTGGCTCCGGAAGGCATCCGTGTCAACACGGTGTGTCCAGGAGCGATCCTCACCCCGATGATCGAGCACCTCTATGTCGAGAACCCGGCCCGCCGGGTCGACATGGAGAACCGCACACCGATGCGACGCCTCGGCATGCCCGACGAAATCGCAAGCGCCATCGCATTTCTCCTCTCCGATGAGGCGTCGTTCATCACCGCGACAGACCTCGTCGTCGATGGCGGCTGGATCGCCCAGATCAAGTAG
- a CDS encoding alpha/beta hydrolase, whose translation MPIDPIAKKMLDDAKASGRPNAHLLPVPTARENFENTFAALEKPVVHRVTDLTIATRDGVGIPGRLYVPDDRDDLPLTVYYHGGGWLLGSIDSHDAATRLLANASGSAVLSVGYRRGPESRFPTAVNDAIDAVEWARRSGAELGVDTSRIAVAGDSAGGNLAAAVALHYRDADDPVIRHQLLVYPVTTTDLVSGMDPDYDGVMLERDELQWHQDNYLPGPEAADDPRVNVLGANLRGLPETTVILAECDPIRPQGELYEQALRAAGVSVESHLTPGQVHGFFGLDEIFPAATGAMTFAGRRLAAALAVTGQPAR comes from the coding sequence ATGCCGATCGATCCCATCGCCAAGAAGATGCTCGACGACGCCAAGGCATCGGGCAGGCCGAACGCGCACCTGCTGCCGGTGCCCACCGCGCGGGAGAACTTCGAGAACACCTTCGCGGCGCTGGAGAAGCCCGTCGTGCACCGCGTCACGGACCTCACCATCGCAACCCGTGACGGCGTGGGGATTCCGGGTCGCCTCTACGTGCCTGACGATCGCGACGACCTGCCGTTGACGGTGTATTACCACGGCGGTGGCTGGCTGCTCGGCAGCATCGACTCGCACGATGCGGCGACCCGCCTGCTGGCGAACGCGTCGGGCAGCGCGGTGCTGTCGGTGGGCTACCGCCGTGGGCCGGAGTCCCGGTTCCCCACCGCCGTCAACGACGCGATCGACGCCGTCGAGTGGGCCCGCAGGTCCGGTGCGGAACTCGGTGTCGACACCTCGCGCATTGCGGTCGCCGGCGACAGCGCCGGCGGCAACCTCGCCGCCGCGGTCGCCCTGCACTACCGCGACGCCGACGATCCGGTGATCCGTCACCAGCTGTTGGTCTACCCGGTGACCACGACCGACCTGGTCTCGGGCATGGATCCGGACTACGACGGCGTGATGCTGGAACGCGATGAGTTGCAATGGCATCAGGACAACTACCTGCCAGGGCCCGAGGCGGCCGACGATCCGCGGGTCAACGTCCTCGGCGCCAACCTGCGGGGTCTGCCCGAAACCACCGTCATCCTCGCCGAGTGCGACCCGATCCGGCCCCAGGGTGAGCTCTACGAGCAGGCGCTGCGGGCGGCCGGGGTGTCGGTGGAGAGCCACCTGACGCCCGGACAGGTGCACGGGTTCTTCGGCCTCGACGAGATCTTCCCGGCTGCCACCGGGGCCATGACGTTCGCCGGGCGGCGGCTGGCGGCCGCCCTCGCCGTCACCGGGCAGCCGGCCCGATGA